One Niabella beijingensis DNA window includes the following coding sequences:
- a CDS encoding intradiol ring-cleavage dioxygenase — protein sequence MERKLFLRNGIAALGLAFVAPLAKSCSKTDAVDDTTDTTTGDGTGTTANCTSSPSETEGPFPTKTPSGLVQSDITGDRMGVTLGINIAITNVNQSCAALAGTIVDIWHCDAQGNYSEYGGSGMQSTNYTSVHWLRGRQTTDENGKVTFTSIFPGWYSGRAPHIHVHVYNASGTSLLVTQIAFPTDVCNTVYTTAADYKARGTQDTANARDNVFADSLAAELATVTGTVAAGYTLSHTIGVKA from the coding sequence ATGGAACGGAAACTTTTTTTAAGAAATGGCATTGCAGCACTGGGACTGGCCTTTGTGGCGCCGCTTGCCAAGTCCTGCAGCAAAACCGATGCTGTAGACGATACGACCGATACCACTACCGGAGACGGAACCGGTACTACAGCCAATTGTACCAGCTCACCTTCTGAAACGGAAGGCCCTTTCCCCACAAAAACCCCTTCGGGCCTCGTACAGTCGGATATCACAGGCGACCGTATGGGTGTGACACTGGGTATCAATATCGCTATTACCAATGTGAATCAAAGCTGTGCGGCGCTTGCAGGCACTATTGTAGACATCTGGCACTGCGATGCACAGGGCAACTACTCTGAATATGGAGGCAGCGGCATGCAATCGACCAATTATACCTCGGTACACTGGCTGCGCGGGCGGCAGACAACGGACGAAAACGGGAAGGTCACTTTCACCAGCATCTTTCCGGGCTGGTATTCCGGAAGGGCACCACATATTCATGTGCATGTTTACAATGCAAGTGGCACTTCCTTACTGGTGACCCAGATCGCCTTTCCCACAGATGTATGCAATACGGTATATACCACAGCTGCAGACTATAAAGCCCGTGGCACACAGGATACTGCAAATGCGCGCGACAATGTGTTCGCTGATTCACTGGCCGCCGAGCTCGCCACGGTTACCGGCACTGTGGCGGCGGGGTATACTTTATCACATACGATTGGCGTAAAAGCATAA
- a CDS encoding LytR/AlgR family response regulator transcription factor, with amino-acid sequence MNAIAIDDEPLALEIIRDFCGRMPGIELIAFFDDAVTGRQFVEDHPPDLLFLDIHMPDINGLDLVNSLSAPPMLIFTTAHKEFALEGFELEAVDYLLKPFSFGRFEKAIHKAAKFYQPHKQPQPDSLFVYAEYRMMKILFTDIIYIESLDDYIKIHLKNGRFILTLLSLKKVAEKLPAGFMRIHRSYIVSSKQIDSFLGRKLRLISGAELPVSETYLPALQQWMKPS; translated from the coding sequence ATGAATGCCATCGCCATTGACGACGAACCACTGGCCCTGGAGATCATCAGGGACTTTTGCGGGAGGATGCCCGGCATCGAGCTCATCGCGTTTTTTGATGACGCCGTCACCGGCAGGCAGTTTGTAGAAGACCATCCTCCGGATCTCCTGTTCCTGGATATTCACATGCCCGACATCAACGGACTGGACCTGGTAAACAGTCTTAGCGCCCCTCCCATGCTGATCTTCACCACTGCCCATAAGGAATTTGCCCTGGAGGGATTCGAACTCGAAGCTGTGGACTATCTCCTCAAACCCTTTAGTTTCGGGCGGTTCGAAAAGGCCATACATAAGGCCGCAAAATTTTACCAGCCCCATAAACAACCGCAACCCGACAGCCTGTTTGTCTATGCCGAATACCGGATGATGAAAATATTGTTCACCGATATCATTTATATCGAAAGCCTGGATGACTATATAAAGATCCATTTAAAGAACGGGCGTTTTATCCTGACGCTGTTGTCTCTGAAAAAAGTTGCGGAAAAATTACCCGCCGGTTTTATGCGCATCCATCGCAGCTATATTGTTTCATCAAAACAGATCGATTCCTTCCTGGGCCGGAAGCTGCGCCTGATAAGCGGCGCGGAACTCCCTGTAAGTGAGACCTACCTGCCCGCATTACAGCAATGGATGAAACCGTCTTAA
- a CDS encoding sensor histidine kinase — MDKKPLLILVHIIGWILCFSLILAFIQSGSFGGQTLQKRLFSWPFLLFAGFYVSLFYLNLCILLPRFFVRKKYITYSFILLALLTLTFYLKPFDVLLNASRPDRQEVLRQPPPPPAGTDVQAQRPPPPGNRPGFREGHFDLMSIILFLTVAAVSTIIVINRQWRITERHRAMIQVDKARAELSFLKAQVSPHFLFNTLNNIYALAIGKSAYTASSILRLSNIMRYITDDAHEQFVPVEKEISCINDFIELQKLRLSKKVQVQYELSGRYESVAVAPLILMPFIENVFKHGISNNTPAAIIIRIGVTNEQVHLFTENNIIDHNKETPRQGIGLENVTQRLELLYPGSYELILKRENGTFIADLRLQTETKRS; from the coding sequence ATGGATAAAAAGCCGCTGTTGATCCTGGTACACATTATTGGCTGGATATTATGCTTCAGCCTGATACTGGCTTTTATCCAGTCGGGATCCTTCGGCGGCCAGACATTGCAAAAGCGGTTGTTTTCCTGGCCGTTCCTGCTCTTTGCCGGGTTTTATGTATCTCTTTTTTACCTGAACCTCTGTATATTGCTCCCCCGCTTTTTTGTGCGGAAGAAATACATTACTTACAGCTTCATACTGCTGGCGCTGCTTACACTTACCTTTTACCTGAAGCCTTTTGATGTATTGCTCAATGCCAGCCGGCCCGACCGGCAGGAAGTCCTCCGTCAACCGCCCCCGCCGCCTGCGGGTACTGATGTACAGGCGCAGCGTCCTCCGCCTCCGGGCAACCGGCCGGGATTCAGGGAGGGTCATTTTGACCTGATGAGTATTATCCTGTTTTTAACAGTGGCTGCGGTAAGCACTATTATTGTGATCAACCGGCAGTGGCGCATTACGGAACGCCATCGTGCAATGATACAGGTGGATAAGGCCCGCGCAGAACTTTCCTTTCTCAAAGCCCAGGTAAGTCCTCATTTTCTTTTCAACACCCTTAACAATATCTATGCCCTGGCCATTGGCAAAAGCGCGTATACCGCCAGCAGCATATTGCGGCTATCCAATATCATGCGTTATATAACGGACGATGCACACGAACAGTTTGTGCCGGTGGAAAAAGAGATCTCCTGTATCAATGATTTTATCGAATTGCAGAAATTACGGTTAAGTAAGAAGGTACAGGTACAGTATGAATTGTCCGGACGCTATGAGTCGGTAGCGGTGGCCCCGCTGATCCTTATGCCATTTATTGAAAATGTTTTTAAACACGGTATCAGCAATAATACGCCGGCGGCGATCATTATCCGGATCGGTGTAACCAACGAGCAGGTTCACTTATTTACAGAAAACAACATTATCGATCATAACAAAGAGACGCCCCGTCAGGGGATCGGACTCGAAAATGTAACACAGCGGCTGGAGCTGCTCTATCCCGGCAGCTACGAACTGATATTAAAGAGGGAGAACGGAACATTTATTGCAGACCTCCGGCTTCAAACAGAAACAAAAAGATCATGA
- a CDS encoding type 1 glutamine amidotransferase yields MRIHYLQHVPFEGPAFIASWLNENGHLISATRFFDAAAQLPAVGAIDALVVMGGPMGVYDEEQYAWLAEEKTFIKACISAGKKVLGICLGAQLLAVCLGAKVQAAAHKEIGWFEVWPTAACRALTWFYELFKERPVVFHWHGDRFDIPDGCVDLLASSANTNQAFYYDEHILGLQFHLEVTGDSVDELVQAASNDLDASACVQTADEIETGKCNLGHCNKIMTAVLTHWLSA; encoded by the coding sequence ATGCGGATCCATTATTTACAGCACGTTCCTTTTGAAGGGCCGGCATTTATTGCAAGCTGGCTGAATGAAAACGGTCATTTGATCTCGGCAACCCGTTTCTTCGATGCTGCGGCGCAGCTCCCTGCTGTCGGTGCTATCGATGCACTGGTGGTTATGGGTGGACCCATGGGCGTTTATGATGAAGAGCAATATGCCTGGCTGGCAGAAGAAAAGACGTTTATTAAAGCCTGTATCAGTGCCGGTAAAAAAGTGCTGGGGATCTGCCTGGGTGCACAATTGTTGGCGGTATGTCTTGGTGCAAAAGTGCAGGCGGCAGCACACAAAGAGATCGGTTGGTTTGAGGTGTGGCCAACCGCTGCATGCCGGGCCCTGACCTGGTTTTATGAACTTTTCAAGGAGAGGCCGGTTGTATTTCACTGGCATGGCGACCGTTTTGATATTCCGGACGGCTGTGTCGATCTGCTTGCCTCTTCTGCCAATACCAACCAGGCTTTTTACTATGACGAACATATTCTCGGGCTTCAGTTTCACCTGGAAGTTACCGGAGATTCTGTTGATGAATTGGTGCAGGCCGCATCGAACGACCTGGATGCATCGGCCTGTGTGCAGACTGCGGATGAAATTGAAACGGGGAAATGTAATCTTGGCCATTGTAATAAAATAATGACGGCTGTGCTGACGCACTGGCTTTCTGCATAG
- a CDS encoding LytR/AlgR family response regulator transcription factor, protein MRVVIIEDEQYTAEYLQELLLKAAPETEVTRLLFSVAAAVDYFKTNLPPDLIFCDIQLTDGPSFEIFRQVKLEVPVVFITAYEQYALQAFKANGIDYILKPFKNDDIAGAINKYNQLHSAVVKKVLNYGHYLGLPSVATGAGQKSSSSILVKYRDSIKPIKISDVAFFQTENKIVQLTTLNHQKYLLNKTLEDVEMLCGDGFYRVNRQVLLNRDAIEEVLQGYARKLVIKLKIKEAPELLVNKTKISDFLSWLSA, encoded by the coding sequence ATGCGCGTGGTCATCATTGAAGATGAGCAATATACTGCGGAATACCTGCAGGAACTGCTGCTGAAGGCCGCTCCTGAGACCGAGGTAACCCGGCTTCTCTTTTCCGTTGCCGCTGCTGTTGACTATTTTAAAACCAACCTTCCGCCGGATCTGATCTTTTGTGATATACAGCTCACGGACGGTCCCAGTTTTGAAATATTCCGTCAGGTAAAGCTGGAAGTGCCCGTTGTTTTTATCACGGCTTATGAACAATATGCATTACAGGCATTTAAAGCCAACGGCATTGACTATATATTAAAACCGTTTAAGAATGATGATATTGCCGGTGCCATCAACAAATACAATCAGCTGCATTCAGCCGTGGTCAAAAAGGTACTGAACTATGGCCACTACCTGGGGCTGCCTTCCGTGGCAACCGGAGCGGGGCAAAAAAGCTCCTCCTCCATACTGGTCAAATACCGCGATTCCATCAAACCGATAAAAATATCGGATGTTGCTTTTTTCCAGACGGAAAACAAGATCGTGCAGCTGACCACATTGAATCACCAGAAATACCTGCTCAATAAAACACTCGAAGACGTGGAGATGCTTTGTGGTGACGGCTTTTATCGTGTAAACCGGCAGGTGCTGCTCAACCGGGACGCCATAGAAGAAGTATTACAGGGATATGCACGCAAGCTGGTCATCAAATTAAAAATAAAGGAGGCGCCTGAACTGCTGGTCAATAAAACAAAGATCAGTGATTTCCTGTCCTGGCTAAGCGCCTGA
- a CDS encoding sensor histidine kinase: protein MTKQFVPYKKILIIALLTAPLFAVFGSVPMPALLSGGISWKEIGHSFLTVVLTTLLFWGINALLLLLFATLFKRNNAWLRYTVSILLCGFLAVIIMKEARRGRAFPQRELRMHQIYHRFNGEPPVFDPQKMPKPPGGRSGIFFFFPVLQAQSINIIILILLEVILLRSRKERIEKENDLLRVTNLEAKHSLLKQQLQPHFLFNSLTIVKALIRPEPDKAAAYVDLLSDLLRTVVYSGDRLTVSIEEELLQVKNYLEMQQIRFGSALIYSFDIPETLMPATLPVYSIQLLTENALKHNAFTAADPLHIRVTGDAVQKTITVCNDLRPKPPEGSSNGMGLKNLEERCRLLGGEPLKIDRTGGAFCITLKTIEDARGHH, encoded by the coding sequence ATGACAAAACAATTTGTTCCATACAAAAAAATCCTGATCATTGCGCTACTGACGGCCCCGTTATTTGCGGTTTTCGGCTCGGTACCCATGCCCGCATTATTATCCGGCGGCATCAGCTGGAAGGAGATCGGCCACAGCTTTTTAACGGTGGTCCTTACCACCTTATTATTCTGGGGCATCAATGCCTTGTTGCTGCTGTTGTTTGCTACATTGTTTAAACGTAACAACGCATGGCTGCGCTATACGGTCAGCATTCTTCTCTGCGGTTTTCTTGCAGTGATTATTATGAAAGAAGCGAGACGCGGACGTGCATTTCCGCAACGGGAGCTGCGGATGCATCAGATCTACCACCGGTTTAACGGGGAGCCTCCTGTTTTTGATCCGCAAAAAATGCCAAAACCTCCCGGCGGGCGTTCCGGCATTTTTTTCTTTTTTCCGGTGCTCCAGGCACAATCGATCAATATCATCATTCTTATTTTACTGGAAGTTATCCTGCTCCGGAGCAGAAAAGAGCGGATTGAAAAAGAGAACGACCTGCTGCGGGTCACCAACCTGGAAGCAAAGCACAGCCTGCTGAAACAGCAGCTGCAACCACATTTCCTGTTCAATTCACTTACGATCGTAAAAGCCCTGATCCGGCCCGAGCCCGATAAGGCAGCGGCTTATGTAGACCTGCTCTCCGATCTGCTGCGTACCGTTGTTTATTCCGGCGACCGGCTCACGGTTTCTATAGAAGAAGAGCTGTTACAGGTAAAAAACTATCTTGAAATGCAGCAGATCCGTTTTGGTAGCGCGCTCATTTACTCCTTTGACATCCCCGAAACATTAATGCCCGCAACCCTTCCGGTTTATTCCATCCAGCTGCTGACAGAAAACGCCTTAAAGCATAACGCATTTACTGCGGCTGACCCGCTACACATAAGGGTAACGGGAGATGCCGTACAAAAAACAATTACTGTATGTAACGACCTGCGGCCGAAACCGCCGGAAGGTTCCTCCAATGGCATGGGGCTTAAAAACCTGGAAGAGCGGTGCCGGCTACTGGGCGGCGAGCCCCTGAAGATCGACCGCACCGGTGGCGCTTTTTGCATTACTTTAAAAACCATTGAAGATGCGCGTGGTCATCATTGA
- a CDS encoding DUF4270 family protein translates to MKFKYLFLLLIIGTGSACTKTDILFKDNTNTADPNITYWDNYTVALSTYKLDTFATTGDSLFVIGTQNDPRFGRINALSFAELTVPTENPLWEQRVTYDSAAILLQPNGNYYGDTTRPFRINAHKLTENIGIDVSASTTYYNPAKTGYDNSLLGSYTGIVYPGRKDTVRIKLADDFGADLFNQIKNKSAVIEDQTTFRNYLKGIALVSDSNYSQAVYQFAAGTGLLRIYYTLRGQYNEKKFLDIGYTASKQYNHLGYNYAGTPLASFNPLKSQLTESSAMDRKALLNNYIPSYIKITFPDILDVKQAYPYVKVIKAALEVRVNKQENTAPFTLPPGLVMYISNLNNEFSSVLLQPGSTDAVQNGNLVINDLEENGTKYTFDITSYINTIIDEGRFSTKSLFLCPYSTGYKTYTSRLVVTDQPNDSDIKLKLYVLGL, encoded by the coding sequence ATGAAATTTAAGTACCTATTCCTTTTACTGATCATTGGCACCGGCAGCGCCTGTACCAAGACTGATATCCTTTTTAAGGACAATACAAATACAGCGGATCCCAATATCACTTACTGGGATAACTATACCGTAGCTCTTTCCACTTATAAGCTCGATACCTTCGCTACAACCGGCGACAGTCTTTTTGTGATCGGCACACAAAACGATCCCCGGTTCGGAAGGATCAATGCCCTTTCCTTTGCAGAGTTGACTGTGCCCACCGAAAACCCGCTCTGGGAGCAGCGTGTAACCTACGACTCGGCAGCAATACTGCTGCAGCCCAATGGCAATTACTATGGAGATACCACCCGGCCATTCCGCATAAACGCACATAAGCTCACCGAAAATATAGGGATCGATGTTTCCGCTTCCACCACTTATTACAACCCGGCTAAAACCGGCTATGACAACAGCCTGCTGGGTAGCTATACCGGCATCGTATATCCCGGCAGAAAGGATACGGTCCGGATAAAACTGGCGGATGATTTTGGTGCGGACCTGTTTAACCAGATAAAAAACAAGAGTGCTGTAATTGAGGACCAGACCACATTCCGCAATTACCTGAAAGGCATCGCCCTGGTTTCCGACAGCAATTACAGCCAGGCAGTTTACCAGTTTGCCGCTGGTACGGGTCTTTTAAGGATCTATTATACCCTGCGTGGCCAGTACAATGAAAAAAAATTCCTCGATATCGGTTATACTGCTTCAAAACAATACAATCACCTGGGCTATAATTATGCAGGAACACCGCTGGCTTCCTTCAACCCGCTAAAATCACAACTGACCGAGAGCAGCGCCATGGACCGCAAAGCATTGCTGAATAACTATATCCCTTCTTATATAAAGATCACCTTCCCCGACATCCTCGACGTAAAACAGGCCTATCCCTATGTGAAAGTGATAAAGGCGGCACTTGAAGTACGGGTAAATAAACAGGAAAACACGGCGCCCTTTACACTGCCGCCCGGCCTCGTAATGTATATCAGCAACCTGAACAACGAATTCAGCAGCGTACTGCTGCAACCAGGCAGCACAGATGCCGTACAGAACGGGAATCTTGTGATCAATGATCTTGAAGAGAACGGCACAAAATATACTTTCGACATCACCAGCTATATCAATACCATTATCGACGAAGGCCGGTTCTCTACCAAATCATTATTCCTGTGCCCTTATTCAACCGGTTACAAAACATATACTTCACGGCTGGTGGTCACCGACCAGCCCAATGATTCCGATATCAAATTAAAACTCTACGTTCTTGGCTTATAA
- a CDS encoding Kelch repeat-containing protein, translating to MIVFRKLNSLASGLSAALLLLATTFVSCSKDSSDDDDYTGNWKISSEYEGVGRTDAVSFTIGDLVYVGLGYTGTERRKDFWAFQKSSGTWKRVAEFPGAARNSAVAFTVNGKGYVGTGFDGNNRLSDFWSYDPDADSWTEVADLANFGGTARYGAVAFAINNKGYVATGYDGNYLKDLWQYDPISNQWEQKASLAGSKRMDAVAFVYNNLGYVVTGVSNSSYLTDFYAYDPSADAWIRKRNINSSNSDEDYDDDYGSNIQRSNAAAFVLNNKAYLCCGEASGTIGTVWQYDIDQDLWAQKTSFEGAARQGAIGFAMSGVGFITTGTNGSYWYDDLWEFYPDAEQDDADNQ from the coding sequence ATGATTGTTTTTAGAAAACTAAACAGCCTTGCTTCCGGTCTTTCGGCGGCGCTTTTGCTCTTGGCAACTACTTTTGTTTCCTGCTCCAAAGACAGCAGCGATGACGACGATTATACGGGCAACTGGAAGATCTCATCCGAGTATGAAGGTGTGGGACGCACCGACGCCGTAAGCTTCACCATCGGCGATCTGGTATATGTGGGGCTGGGTTATACCGGAACAGAGCGCCGGAAGGATTTCTGGGCATTTCAGAAAAGCAGCGGCACCTGGAAGCGGGTGGCAGAATTTCCCGGAGCAGCGCGCAATTCCGCCGTGGCTTTTACGGTTAACGGTAAGGGCTATGTGGGTACCGGCTTTGACGGCAATAACCGGCTGAGTGATTTCTGGTCGTACGACCCGGACGCCGACTCCTGGACGGAAGTGGCTGACCTCGCCAACTTTGGCGGCACGGCACGCTACGGGGCCGTGGCATTCGCCATCAACAATAAAGGTTATGTGGCCACAGGATATGACGGGAACTACCTCAAAGATCTTTGGCAATATGATCCCATATCCAACCAATGGGAACAGAAAGCCAGTCTGGCCGGATCAAAACGCATGGACGCCGTAGCTTTTGTTTACAATAACCTGGGCTATGTGGTAACCGGTGTCAGCAACAGCAGTTACCTTACCGACTTTTACGCATACGATCCCTCCGCAGATGCCTGGATCCGCAAACGGAATATCAACAGCTCCAACAGCGACGAAGACTACGACGATGATTATGGTTCCAATATCCAGCGCAGCAATGCAGCCGCTTTCGTACTAAACAACAAAGCCTACCTGTGCTGCGGAGAAGCCAGCGGTACGATCGGCACCGTCTGGCAATACGATATCGACCAGGACCTGTGGGCACAAAAAACCTCCTTTGAGGGTGCTGCCCGGCAGGGGGCCATCGGCTTTGCCATGAGTGGAGTGGGCTTTATCACCACAGGTACCAATGGCAGCTACTGGTACGATGATCTCTGGGAGTTTTACCCCGATGCAGAACAGGACGACGCAGATAATCAATAG
- a CDS encoding heparin lyase I family protein translates to MNKRFLHFAAPCAALLLLAASCTRTGNSLVAPPPESGTAGKTATAGTAVFAAGDTLLNATYENGTTNSGITGLTGTDAPAPDAAYMVSPGASGTYAVAHKVVFGDSAYISDGAYRSETTARLVSAANFTPGQERRYEFSVLLKDWPDWNGASPVDGGNLFQCRVSGDAYVPVMIRVRRNGIIIREADTQVFAVVSDYRPYVNQWIRFRIDVLWTTDSTGYIKVYTQLPGETGYTLRRESTGLRTYTGTGTSGGGAFGYPKWGLYGGPDSGTRIVYHDDVRIIALN, encoded by the coding sequence ATGAACAAACGATTCCTCCATTTCGCAGCGCCCTGCGCCGCACTGTTGCTCCTTGCAGCATCCTGTACCAGGACCGGTAATTCCTTGGTTGCTCCTCCCCCTGAAAGCGGAACTGCCGGAAAAACGGCAACGGCCGGTACCGCAGTTTTTGCCGCCGGTGATACCCTGCTGAACGCTACCTATGAGAACGGCACGACCAATTCAGGCATTACCGGTCTTACGGGCACGGATGCACCGGCACCGGATGCAGCTTATATGGTATCGCCGGGAGCCTCCGGTACTTATGCCGTTGCACATAAAGTGGTTTTTGGCGACAGTGCCTATATCTCAGATGGTGCCTATCGGAGTGAAACCACTGCAAGACTGGTATCTGCCGCTAATTTTACCCCGGGCCAGGAACGCCGTTATGAATTCAGTGTATTATTAAAAGACTGGCCCGACTGGAACGGAGCGAGCCCCGTAGACGGAGGCAACCTTTTCCAGTGCCGCGTAAGCGGTGATGCCTACGTACCCGTAATGATACGCGTACGCAGAAACGGCATTATCATACGGGAAGCCGATACACAGGTATTTGCCGTAGTATCCGACTACCGGCCTTATGTGAACCAGTGGATCCGTTTCCGCATCGACGTATTGTGGACCACTGACAGTACCGGTTATATAAAAGTATACACCCAATTGCCCGGAGAAACAGGCTATACATTAAGAAGAGAAAGTACCGGTCTGAGGACCTATACCGGCACGGGCACGTCAGGCGGCGGTGCCTTTGGTTATCCCAAATGGGGACTATACGGCGGACCGGATTCCGGCACGCGTATCGTCTATCATGATGATGTACGTATCATTGCGCTGAACTAG
- a CDS encoding AraC family transcriptional regulator, with protein MKPVFAKILDGSGHEVFATRRIERPYFTTEFHFHKEAQLTYVVESEGRRMIGDSVENFFSGELTLLGANLPHVWHNDPQDLPGNKKDIHARSVALFFDPEKTTELLSHFTDINRLEQLFHLAQRGMLFYGGTKEQLKDLLFEVCNQEGLNKLIGLLKIFEFLCSASEYQLLASQGYTNTYQAKDNERIDRVLKFVFDHYAKEIVLDEVAALANMSKQAFCRYFKSRTQKTFITFVNEVRIAQACKLMAHSNQAISTIAYQCGFNSLSNFNRFFKELRGMTPRAYLEKLGS; from the coding sequence ATGAAGCCTGTTTTTGCCAAGATACTGGATGGCTCCGGACACGAGGTATTTGCCACCAGGCGCATAGAGCGACCTTATTTTACCACTGAATTCCATTTTCATAAAGAAGCGCAGCTGACCTATGTAGTGGAAAGTGAAGGCCGGCGGATGATCGGCGACAGTGTTGAAAATTTTTTCAGCGGTGAGCTGACCCTGCTGGGCGCCAACCTGCCCCATGTATGGCATAACGACCCACAGGATCTTCCGGGAAATAAAAAAGACATCCATGCCCGCTCCGTGGCATTGTTCTTTGATCCGGAAAAAACAACAGAGCTGCTTTCCCATTTTACAGATATCAACCGGCTGGAACAACTGTTTCATTTGGCACAGCGCGGCATGCTATTTTATGGAGGAACAAAAGAACAGCTAAAGGACCTGCTTTTTGAGGTATGTAACCAGGAGGGATTGAACAAGCTGATCGGTCTCTTAAAGATCTTTGAGTTCCTTTGCTCCGCCAGCGAATACCAGCTGCTGGCCAGTCAGGGCTATACCAATACCTACCAGGCAAAAGACAATGAACGTATCGACCGGGTATTAAAATTTGTATTTGATCATTATGCCAAAGAGATCGTGCTGGACGAAGTGGCCGCGCTGGCCAATATGAGCAAGCAGGCTTTTTGCCGCTATTTTAAAAGCCGTACGCAAAAAACATTTATCACTTTTGTAAATGAAGTACGCATTGCCCAGGCCTGCAAGCTGATGGCACATAGCAACCAGGCCATCAGCACCATTGCCTATCAATGCGGCTTTAACAGCCTCTCCAATTTCAATCGTTTTTTTAAGGAGCTCCGGGGTATGACACCAAGGGCCTACCTGGAAAAACTCGGGAGTTAA
- a CDS encoding SDR family NAD(P)-dependent oxidoreductase, which translates to MLQNKVIFLTGGADGIGWECARAYARNGALLCIADIKPLKQEQLAVLDGEGHLSVCCDLAREAEVQQAVQTAVREFGGLDAIHNNAAVTHPSKPLHTTSNEEWDLLMEVNVKSILYTTRYGLPHLRQPGGVFLMTSSLVGSIGQEHHAAYVATKGAVNALVKAMALDYAPLGIRVNAIGPAAIRTQALEAWSREQPDTTAIRDYLDQLQPLGAMPAGDVIADAAVFLLSNAARFITGCILPVSGGAELGYRSVSANHTKSFSK; encoded by the coding sequence ATGCTTCAGAACAAAGTCATTTTCCTTACGGGTGGTGCCGATGGTATCGGCTGGGAATGTGCCCGGGCCTATGCCCGGAACGGGGCGCTGCTTTGTATTGCTGATATAAAACCCCTTAAGCAGGAACAGCTTGCGGTACTGGATGGGGAAGGACATCTTTCGGTTTGCTGCGATCTGGCCCGTGAAGCAGAGGTACAGCAGGCCGTTCAGACTGCTGTACGGGAATTCGGCGGCCTTGATGCCATTCATAACAATGCCGCTGTTACACATCCGTCGAAACCATTGCATACCACCAGTAACGAAGAATGGGACCTGTTGATGGAAGTGAATGTAAAAAGCATATTATATACTACCCGTTACGGGCTGCCGCATCTGAGGCAGCCGGGAGGTGTTTTTTTAATGACCAGTTCCCTGGTGGGCAGTATCGGGCAGGAGCATCATGCGGCCTATGTAGCCACCAAGGGCGCGGTGAATGCGCTGGTGAAAGCCATGGCGCTGGATTATGCGCCGCTGGGTATCCGGGTAAATGCCATCGGCCCTGCAGCCATCCGCACACAGGCACTGGAAGCCTGGAGTCGTGAGCAGCCCGATACCACAGCCATCCGGGATTACCTGGATCAGTTGCAGCCGCTGGGTGCCATGCCTGCAGGGGATGTGATCGCCGATGCGGCGGTATTCCTGCTCAGCAATGCGGCGCGCTTTATTACCGGTTGCATATTACCGGTAAGCGGAGGCGCGGAGCTGGGCTACAGAAGCGTAAGTGCAAATCATACAAAATCATTCAGCAAATGA